A genomic stretch from Schaalia odontolytica includes:
- a CDS encoding DNA adenine methylase, with protein sequence MVTARMVAQHEENNRVVVRYMGTKRHMADPVRDTIASLTSQGRAVDLFSGMGSVAESLRDTTSVVTNDALSFTASISRARFTALQRSADAVSTVSRLQSVFKTRYAELEAKYADQLAAEGSAIAGGRSLLQAYMQHAKHVANSASHRRAARAAAVSSTSHHYELASLYFSAGYLSLRQAIEVDSIRAAIDCDDHLGDRDWLLGAWISATSVLINAPGHTAQYLRPNSDSAHARIVRVWGRSVWDEFAEALCNVSLVGSEEWRSGNSVYVGDALDLVSAGWLDDIGVVYADPPYTKDQYSRYYHVYETLYRYDYPDASGMGRNRSDRFTTGFSLKSGVVASFHDLCRNVARMRVPLVVSYPSAGLLAACELTVADIAGEYFSEVETLSFNANHSTMGGSTGTSKKLATENLYVCTL encoded by the coding sequence GTGGTGACCGCGAGGATGGTTGCCCAGCACGAGGAGAACAATCGCGTGGTGGTGCGGTACATGGGGACGAAGCGCCATATGGCCGACCCTGTCCGCGACACGATTGCGAGCCTCACGAGCCAAGGCAGGGCAGTTGACCTGTTCTCGGGTATGGGGAGTGTCGCGGAGAGTCTGCGTGACACGACATCGGTAGTTACAAACGATGCACTCAGTTTTACAGCCTCTATTTCGCGCGCCCGATTCACTGCGCTCCAGCGATCCGCAGATGCAGTGTCTACGGTTTCCAGATTGCAGTCGGTATTCAAAACTCGTTACGCTGAACTTGAGGCAAAATACGCCGACCAATTAGCCGCTGAAGGTTCTGCCATTGCGGGCGGTCGTAGCTTGTTGCAAGCGTATATGCAGCACGCAAAGCATGTCGCCAACTCCGCGTCCCATAGGCGCGCTGCACGTGCTGCCGCAGTGTCGAGTACCAGTCATCATTACGAGCTTGCTTCTCTATATTTTTCTGCAGGATACTTGAGCTTGCGCCAAGCGATCGAAGTGGATTCGATCCGAGCAGCTATTGATTGCGATGATCACCTTGGCGACCGGGACTGGCTTCTAGGTGCTTGGATCTCGGCAACTTCAGTGCTAATCAATGCGCCGGGTCACACGGCCCAATACCTTCGTCCGAATTCCGACTCAGCGCATGCCCGCATCGTTCGTGTCTGGGGGCGCTCGGTATGGGATGAGTTTGCGGAGGCACTGTGTAACGTGTCGCTTGTTGGGTCCGAGGAGTGGAGATCTGGAAACTCGGTGTACGTGGGGGATGCGCTTGATCTAGTGAGTGCCGGTTGGCTCGACGATATCGGAGTTGTCTACGCTGATCCCCCATATACTAAAGATCAGTACAGCCGCTATTACCACGTGTACGAAACGCTCTATAGATATGACTATCCAGACGCGAGTGGGATGGGGCGCAACCGCTCAGACCGTTTCACGACTGGATTCTCGTTGAAGAGCGGAGTTGTCGCCTCATTCCACGACCTCTGCCGGAACGTCGCCAGAATGCGCGTGCCGCTTGTGGTCAGTTACCCTTCCGCTGGACTGCTTGCAGCATGTGAACTCACAGTGGCTGACATCGCGGGTGAGTATTTTTCGGAGGTGGAAACTTTGTCATTTAACGCAAACCACTCGACAATGGGTGGGTCAACAGGAACCTCTAAGAAATTGGCAACGGAGAACCTCTATGTCTGCACGCTCTGA
- a CDS encoding ParB/RepB/Spo0J family partition protein: MSARSEEAVASADGVVAEQSLNPTAELCQLKISDVEPNDANPRLDFPQDELDRLTGSIDQEGVLVPIVVYQRDDRYVLVDGERRYRCSRDLGHETIPALITKERSEREVLQQMFNIHLIREPWRDIPTAKALQRLANEIKELEGREANDSELRDLTGLSMERVRQLRYVMTLPDEWQNYIREERIPLNFFWELKKNVVDALRRKRPAILDEFGEDRVSAAFVQKRLDQVITDTVSLRKVSPIINFAAQDAEANGTGRSPIDASIRELIEKPDATIDDAYEDTVQMMVEVDKLGRRTSSMIAVFSRLLSQTAGTVENDDVKRLGHDLITQLAALLNADETSA, encoded by the coding sequence ATGTCTGCACGCTCTGAGGAAGCTGTTGCGTCGGCCGACGGCGTAGTAGCTGAACAGTCACTCAACCCAACTGCCGAACTGTGCCAACTGAAGATCTCAGACGTTGAGCCGAATGATGCCAATCCGCGGCTTGACTTTCCTCAAGATGAACTTGATCGTCTCACGGGTTCAATTGACCAGGAAGGGGTGCTTGTCCCTATCGTTGTCTACCAGCGGGACGACAGGTATGTACTCGTGGACGGTGAGCGCCGCTATCGTTGTTCGCGTGATCTCGGGCATGAGACGATCCCTGCCCTTATCACGAAGGAGCGTAGCGAGCGCGAAGTCCTCCAACAGATGTTCAATATCCATCTGATCCGGGAGCCTTGGCGCGATATTCCTACAGCCAAAGCGCTGCAGCGCCTCGCGAACGAGATCAAGGAGCTGGAAGGGCGCGAAGCCAATGACTCCGAGTTGCGAGATCTTACGGGTCTCTCAATGGAGAGAGTTCGGCAGTTGCGGTATGTCATGACCCTGCCCGATGAGTGGCAGAACTATATTCGTGAAGAAAGGATCCCACTGAACTTCTTCTGGGAGTTGAAGAAGAATGTTGTGGATGCTCTTAGGCGCAAGCGTCCGGCGATTCTGGATGAGTTCGGCGAAGACAGGGTGAGTGCGGCATTCGTTCAGAAGAGACTCGATCAGGTCATCACTGACACGGTGAGTTTGCGTAAAGTGTCGCCAATCATTAACTTTGCGGCCCAAGACGCCGAAGCGAATGGCACTGGCAGGTCACCTATTGATGCGTCGATCCGCGAACTCATCGAAAAGCCGGACGCGACCATTGATGATGCCTACGAGGACACCGTCCAAATGATGGTTGAAGTGGACAAGCTTGGTCGTCGTACGTCGTCAATGATTGCTGTATTCAGTCGACTCCTCTCCCAGACCGCTGGCACCGTCGAAAATGATGATGTGAAGCGATTAGGGCATGATCTGATCACCCAGTTGGCTGCACTCCTCAATGCCGATGAAACGTCCGCCTGA
- a CDS encoding AAA family ATPase produces MSTLIGEEISIYIDADEEQDFYITVEARIGHEDHYVPVELWGTGLLQITQLYSYVILFQPSVFLADEPDAHLHPSRQRLLASAFDDISENYGCQVIAATHSEHLISSRPESTKLIWMQEGTSVPHEDPDLTELLLHLGCLDEVSPNGDQILLLTEDKNHHYLTTAINELDEEGYRVKVIPVNGVSNLGIADTFVRLKEQIPNCTRIVIHRDRDFLTDDEIEGWLNLTFPTSTARPDVFVTRYCDMEAYYCSIDYILRLYQDEPNITDQYDRILRQYEDDARKEFAKKRKANNKENFLPEGGSPTNQSLWPDSEPVSLRTVVGKKFLKRLNDQLARQKIDIARIGSVAPEELLIDLRACFNAVPPSSSLDNAHDLI; encoded by the coding sequence ATATCAACTCTAATTGGCGAAGAAATCTCAATCTACATTGATGCAGACGAAGAACAGGATTTTTATATAACTGTCGAGGCGAGGATAGGTCACGAGGATCATTACGTGCCTGTCGAACTATGGGGTACCGGTCTCCTCCAAATTACTCAGCTATATTCATATGTAATTCTCTTCCAGCCTTCTGTATTTCTTGCAGACGAGCCAGATGCACATCTACACCCTTCTCGCCAGAGGCTTCTCGCCTCAGCATTTGATGACATCTCAGAAAACTACGGGTGCCAAGTCATTGCGGCAACGCATAGCGAACACCTGATCAGCTCAAGACCCGAAAGCACCAAGCTCATTTGGATGCAAGAAGGGACCTCTGTACCACACGAGGATCCGGATCTCACTGAGCTCCTATTACATCTAGGCTGCCTCGATGAGGTTAGCCCAAACGGAGACCAAATACTTCTTCTAACAGAAGATAAAAATCATCACTATTTAACCACAGCAATTAATGAGCTTGACGAAGAAGGCTACCGCGTCAAAGTTATTCCAGTCAACGGTGTAAGCAATCTAGGCATCGCCGATACGTTTGTTAGACTAAAAGAGCAGATACCAAATTGCACTCGCATTGTAATACATCGGGATCGCGATTTTCTTACCGATGACGAAATTGAAGGATGGCTTAATCTAACATTTCCCACGTCCACCGCACGTCCCGACGTATTCGTTACAAGATACTGCGACATGGAGGCATACTATTGCAGCATTGATTACATTTTGCGCCTCTACCAAGACGAGCCGAATATCACGGATCAATACGACAGGATCTTGAGGCAATATGAGGATGATGCGCGCAAGGAGTTCGCAAAGAAACGAAAGGCTAACAATAAAGAGAATTTCTTGCCCGAAGGTGGCTCCCCTACTAATCAGTCATTATGGCCCGATTCCGAGCCAGTATCACTTAGAACAGTCGTTGGCAAGAAGTTTCTCAAACGTCTTAATGACCAGTTGGCCAGGCAGAAGATTGATATTGCACGGATCGGTAGCGTTGCACCTGAGGAGCTGTTGATCGATCTACGTGCCTGTTTCAATGCGGTGCCGCCATCATCATCCTTGGACAATGCGCACGATCTCATTTGA
- a CDS encoding AAA family ATPase, protein MTDSYVANDEYYSDDGSESQTTSTKHMLTKVRISNFKRIKEAELKIGPVTYIVGGNNSGKSSAIQAIHTAVTAAQVGRKRQQRVIPTSSLRYSPAADFESIGHGRLLENKADGHRAIVEFTSQTDNPNEDSKYRVALYRGRNYDSIGVDREPKQGRLADRIQDPRNLFSIYTPGLSGIPLREEYMSYASVFQRAAGGEASLVFRNILRLIDEHD, encoded by the coding sequence GTGACTGATTCATACGTTGCCAACGACGAATACTATAGTGATGACGGTTCTGAAAGCCAGACAACCAGCACTAAACATATGCTAACTAAGGTCAGGATTTCAAACTTCAAGAGGATTAAAGAGGCTGAACTCAAAATTGGACCCGTCACTTACATTGTAGGAGGCAACAACTCGGGAAAGAGTTCTGCAATCCAAGCCATTCACACCGCTGTGACAGCCGCACAGGTTGGTCGTAAACGACAGCAGCGGGTGATCCCAACGTCGAGCCTCCGTTACTCACCTGCAGCTGATTTTGAGAGTATCGGACACGGGAGGCTGCTCGAAAACAAAGCGGATGGACACCGAGCCATTGTCGAATTCACAAGCCAAACCGATAACCCAAACGAAGACAGCAAGTACCGAGTGGCACTCTATCGCGGACGAAACTACGACTCGATCGGCGTCGACCGCGAACCTAAGCAAGGACGCCTTGCTGATCGAATCCAAGACCCAAGGAACCTCTTTTCGATCTACACCCCTGGACTTTCAGGTATTCCGCTCCGCGAAGAGTACATGAGCTATGCATCAGTCTTCCAAAGAGCCGCTGGCGGAGAGGCAAGTCTAGTCTTTAGAAATATCCTCCGCCTCATCGATGAACACGATTAG
- a CDS encoding DEAD/DEAH box helicase — protein sequence MTAARDDDFMALPGMEAENPAPRTIIDRSSGDAADPVPASSKSALDALLDEYRARAKSEREKGTLFEELTRQFLLHDARFAHQFKEIYLWSEWPQRRTGDTGIDLVAIPAQDGEGPVAIQCKFYALGHRIQKADIDSFLSASGKEPFGRRIVVDTSGAPWGKNAQDAIEGQQIPVSRITLADLRDSDIDWRTYSLGSTQAPKTRERKVPRDHQVRARSAVMAGFEEHDRGTMVMACGTGKTFTALTIAREFVEKEGGTARILFAVPSLALLKQTLDNWAAEADGAFTAWAVCSDTKVSSSARNDTAEESAVDLPIPATTDGQRLADSLNANNATEGLQVVFATYQSIEVIHRAQEIAGDEWRDFDLIICDEAHRTTGATLTGEDESAFTKIHSNEFIRRAKTLYMTATPRIFAENAKNRASEKDAILTSMDDQETYGPVFFRLGFGQAVKENLLTDYKVIILTVSEEEVSQHYQAIAEMGGELNLDTAAKLTGCWNALAKRKNRGSDVDYGEDRAPMRRAVAFCKDIKASKAVATQFPDLVNGPFGLSDLSNDDASDNLQVECRHVDGTMNAAVRAREMDWLTEGAGTDEVPVCRILTNARCLSEGVDVPTLDAVLFLSPRKSQVDVIQAVGRVMRRAEGKDFGYIILPVAVPAGMAPERALDDNNRFQVVWQVLKALRAHDERLDAAINSMELNGQGPENIIVEQVSLGKAKKQDDPLDGSAPDGDEAEARSGADGVAQGIQGQLTLLPSDWKESVFGRIVKKVGSSLYWDDWSKDIATVAGRYISLIEQLLEDPERQDAFQEFVDALRATLNPAVDNKSAVEMLAQHILTAPLFDAMFPDHSFSKQNPVSRAMNTILEMLTDHSMIENERRELDSFYRAMVERIEAVHTLAGKQEIMRTLYDHFFSQAFPRMSERLGIVFTPVEVVDFIIRSADDAMRTAFGQSLGDRGVSIIEPFAGTGTFVARLLQLGVIPPEALEHKYKNEIFANEFVLLSYYIASINIEQVYHQVRAEQGVDEGYVEFPGMTLTDTFQLHEGDGTITEDFEGLAANNERARAEKDSAITVIVMNPPYSAGQNSANDNNQNLAYPRLDERIAVTYAAKSTGANKNSLYDSYFRALRWASDRIRERGVIAFVSNSSFVDGNSADGVRLSLQEEFSQIFTFNLRGGVRGRIGNTAKREGGNVFPIMTGVTITVLVKDPGHSGTADIFYAEAEDYATRQEKLEQIAAYGSIEGISEADAFQPVTPNQHGDWIGTRDERFATFQEIGNKSLKGKDTTPAIFRQFSRGLATSRDAWCYNFSRQAVASSMRRLIDNYNAEVDAGTPAELVNTDSTQINWNRQLLRDLTARKHHLFNEGALRFSVYRPFCTQSVYFAREMNDMIYQLPQLFPLPTHPNLSLTATGEGSSKEFATLASDTLPDLHLLGAGVSTQTFPLYTWEPLSPTSGSEPDLFADLAAAPESRAGGATTASSLDFSRPIGDQIPVLLDGYRRVDNVTDTTLASYREHYQDAGITKEDIFFYVYALLHHPEYRERYEDDLKKMLPHIPRAAGFHTYASVGRELADLHVNYERVEPYPSVQEEASLHAPADPWERYRIGERKMRFPKLGRRDKDFTRLEYNDYVTLTGIPAKAQGYSISGRSPLEWIIDRYHVKTDKASGIVNDPNDFLREQGRPDAVVDLIKRLVTVSMRTQELLETLPKLEVPEGTES from the coding sequence ATGACTGCTGCGCGCGACGACGACTTCATGGCACTGCCCGGTATGGAAGCCGAGAACCCCGCTCCCCGAACCATCATCGATCGTTCGTCCGGGGATGCGGCAGACCCAGTCCCAGCCTCCTCGAAGTCCGCGCTGGATGCCCTGCTGGATGAGTATCGTGCGCGCGCGAAGAGCGAGCGCGAGAAGGGCACGCTGTTCGAGGAGCTGACGCGCCAGTTCCTGCTCCACGACGCGCGTTTCGCCCACCAGTTCAAGGAAATCTACCTATGGAGCGAGTGGCCACAGCGCCGCACGGGTGACACGGGCATCGACCTGGTAGCGATCCCCGCCCAGGACGGAGAGGGCCCGGTGGCCATTCAGTGCAAGTTCTACGCGCTGGGTCACCGCATTCAGAAGGCGGACATTGACTCGTTCCTGTCGGCGTCGGGTAAGGAGCCTTTCGGCCGCCGCATCGTCGTGGACACGTCGGGGGCGCCGTGGGGCAAGAACGCGCAGGACGCGATCGAGGGCCAGCAGATCCCGGTCTCACGCATCACGCTGGCAGATCTGCGCGATTCGGACATCGATTGGCGCACGTATTCGCTGGGGTCGACGCAGGCTCCGAAGACCCGCGAGCGCAAGGTTCCGCGCGACCATCAGGTGCGTGCGCGCAGCGCGGTGATGGCGGGCTTCGAGGAGCACGATCGCGGCACGATGGTCATGGCGTGCGGCACGGGTAAGACGTTCACAGCGCTGACGATCGCGCGTGAGTTCGTGGAGAAGGAGGGTGGCACCGCCCGAATCCTGTTCGCGGTCCCCTCGCTCGCGCTTCTCAAGCAAACGCTCGACAATTGGGCGGCCGAGGCCGACGGCGCGTTCACGGCGTGGGCGGTGTGTTCGGATACGAAGGTGTCCTCGTCGGCGCGCAACGACACGGCCGAGGAGTCGGCGGTGGACCTGCCGATTCCGGCGACGACGGACGGCCAGCGCCTCGCGGACTCCCTGAATGCAAATAACGCGACGGAGGGCCTGCAGGTCGTCTTCGCGACCTATCAGTCGATCGAGGTCATTCACCGCGCGCAGGAGATCGCGGGCGACGAGTGGCGCGATTTCGACCTGATCATCTGCGACGAGGCCCACCGCACGACGGGCGCGACGCTGACGGGCGAGGACGAGAGCGCCTTCACGAAGATCCACAGCAACGAGTTCATCCGCCGCGCGAAGACCCTGTACATGACGGCGACGCCGCGTATTTTCGCGGAGAACGCGAAGAATAGGGCGTCGGAGAAGGATGCGATCCTGACCTCGATGGACGATCAGGAGACATACGGTCCGGTGTTCTTCCGCCTGGGCTTCGGCCAGGCGGTGAAGGAGAACCTGCTGACGGACTACAAGGTCATCATCCTGACGGTCAGCGAGGAGGAGGTTTCCCAGCACTATCAGGCGATCGCGGAGATGGGCGGCGAGCTAAACCTCGACACGGCCGCGAAGCTGACGGGCTGCTGGAACGCGCTGGCGAAGCGCAAGAATCGCGGTTCGGACGTGGACTACGGCGAGGATCGCGCACCGATGCGCCGCGCGGTGGCCTTCTGCAAGGACATCAAGGCCTCTAAGGCGGTCGCGACGCAGTTCCCGGACCTGGTGAACGGTCCCTTTGGCTTGAGCGACCTCAGCAACGACGACGCGTCGGATAACCTGCAGGTCGAGTGCCGCCACGTGGACGGCACGATGAACGCGGCGGTGCGTGCGCGCGAGATGGATTGGCTGACGGAGGGCGCGGGCACGGACGAGGTCCCGGTGTGCCGGATCCTCACGAACGCACGCTGCCTGAGCGAGGGCGTGGACGTGCCCACGCTGGACGCGGTGCTCTTCCTGTCGCCGCGCAAGTCTCAGGTGGACGTCATCCAGGCGGTGGGCCGCGTGATGCGCCGTGCGGAGGGCAAGGACTTCGGCTACATCATCCTGCCCGTGGCCGTCCCGGCGGGCATGGCGCCGGAGCGGGCGCTGGACGACAACAATCGCTTCCAGGTCGTGTGGCAGGTCCTCAAGGCCCTGCGCGCGCACGACGAGCGCCTGGACGCGGCGATCAACTCCATGGAGCTCAACGGCCAGGGCCCGGAGAACATCATCGTCGAGCAAGTGTCGCTCGGGAAGGCGAAGAAGCAGGACGATCCGCTCGACGGCAGTGCGCCCGATGGGGACGAGGCCGAGGCCAGGTCCGGCGCGGACGGCGTGGCCCAGGGCATCCAGGGCCAGCTCACGCTGCTGCCCTCGGATTGGAAGGAGTCGGTGTTTGGCCGGATCGTGAAGAAGGTGGGCTCGTCCCTGTACTGGGATGACTGGTCCAAGGACATCGCAACAGTCGCTGGGCGTTACATCAGTTTGATTGAACAATTGCTGGAAGACCCTGAGCGTCAGGATGCGTTCCAGGAGTTCGTGGACGCGCTGCGCGCGACGCTGAACCCGGCCGTTGACAACAAGTCAGCGGTGGAGATGCTGGCCCAGCACATCCTGACGGCACCGCTGTTCGACGCGATGTTCCCGGATCATTCGTTCTCGAAGCAGAACCCGGTGAGCCGCGCGATGAACACGATTCTTGAAATGCTCACCGACCATTCGATGATCGAGAACGAGCGCCGCGAGCTGGATTCCTTCTACCGGGCGATGGTCGAGCGCATCGAGGCCGTGCATACCCTGGCGGGCAAGCAGGAGATCATGCGCACGCTCTACGATCACTTCTTCTCCCAGGCATTCCCGCGCATGAGCGAGCGCTTGGGCATCGTATTCACGCCCGTCGAGGTCGTCGACTTCATCATCCGCAGCGCGGATGACGCGATGCGCACGGCCTTTGGGCAGAGCCTGGGGGATCGCGGGGTCTCGATCATCGAGCCCTTCGCCGGAACCGGCACCTTCGTGGCTCGCCTGCTCCAACTCGGCGTCATCCCACCCGAGGCCCTGGAACACAAGTACAAGAACGAGATCTTCGCGAACGAGTTCGTGCTGCTCTCCTACTACATCGCGTCGATCAACATCGAGCAGGTATACCACCAGGTGCGCGCCGAACAGGGCGTGGACGAGGGCTACGTTGAGTTCCCTGGCATGACCCTAACGGACACCTTCCAGCTCCACGAGGGCGACGGCACGATCACCGAGGACTTCGAGGGCCTGGCCGCCAACAACGAGCGCGCACGTGCGGAGAAGGACTCAGCAATCACAGTCATCGTCATGAATCCGCCCTACTCGGCGGGCCAAAACAGCGCAAACGATAACAATCAGAACCTCGCGTACCCGCGCCTGGACGAGCGTATTGCGGTTACTTACGCAGCTAAGTCAACCGGAGCGAACAAGAACAGCCTCTACGACTCCTACTTCCGTGCGCTTCGCTGGGCGTCGGACCGCATCAGGGAACGGGGCGTCATCGCCTTCGTCTCCAACAGCTCCTTCGTGGATGGTAACTCCGCGGACGGCGTGCGACTGTCGCTGCAGGAGGAGTTCTCCCAGATCTTCACTTTCAATCTTCGCGGCGGAGTTCGCGGCAGGATCGGTAACACGGCAAAGCGCGAAGGAGGAAACGTCTTCCCAATCATGACGGGTGTAACCATTACCGTGCTCGTCAAGGACCCTGGGCACTCTGGCACCGCCGACATCTTCTACGCGGAGGCGGAGGACTACGCGACCCGCCAGGAGAAGCTCGAACAGATCGCCGCCTACGGATCCATCGAGGGAATCAGCGAGGCCGACGCCTTCCAGCCGGTTACGCCCAATCAACACGGCGACTGGATAGGTACCCGCGATGAGCGCTTCGCCACCTTCCAGGAAATTGGAAATAAGTCGCTTAAGGGCAAGGACACTACTCCCGCTATATTCAGACAGTTCTCACGAGGGCTAGCCACAAGCCGGGATGCCTGGTGCTACAACTTCTCTCGACAAGCGGTAGCGTCGAGTATGCGCCGATTGATCGACAACTACAACGCAGAGGTAGATGCCGGAACGCCTGCGGAATTGGTCAACACAGACTCGACACAGATCAACTGGAATCGTCAATTGCTACGAGATCTCACAGCCCGCAAACACCATCTGTTCAATGAGGGTGCGCTCCGCTTCAGCGTGTACCGCCCTTTCTGCACCCAAAGCGTCTACTTTGCCCGCGAAATGAACGATATGATCTACCAGCTCCCGCAGCTATTCCCCTTGCCAACACATCCCAATCTGTCTCTCACTGCGACAGGGGAAGGCTCGTCGAAGGAGTTCGCTACTCTCGCTTCAGATACGCTCCCAGATCTCCATCTTCTCGGCGCGGGAGTTAGCACACAGACGTTCCCCCTCTACACCTGGGAGCCCCTCTCCCCCACCTCCGGCAGCGAGCCCGACCTGTTCGCCGACCTGGCGGCCGCACCGGAGAGCCGGGCGGGTGGGGCGACCACGGCCTCGTCCCTGGATTTCTCGCGGCCGATCGGCGACCAGATCCCCGTACTCCTGGACGGATACCGCCGCGTCGATAACGTCACGGACACGACCCTGGCCTCGTACCGGGAGCACTACCAGGATGCGGGCATCACAAAGGAGGACATTTTCTTCTACGTGTACGCGCTGCTGCATCACCCGGAGTATCGGGAGCGCTATGAGGATGATTTGAAGAAGATGCTGCCGCATATTCCTCGTGCGGCGGGTTTCCACACGTATGCGAGCGTGGGCCGCGAGCTGGCGGACCTGCACGTCAACTACGAGCGGGTGGAGCCCTATCCGTCGGTGCAGGAGGAGGCGAGCTTGCACGCGCCTGCGGACCCGTGGGAGCGCTACCGGATCGGTGAGCGCAAGATGCGTTTCCCGAAGCTGGGGCGCCGCGATAAGGACTTCACGCGCTTGGAGTACAACGACTACGTGACTCTGACGGGCATTCCGGCCAAGGCACAGGGCTATTCGATTTCGGGCCGTAGTCCGCTCGAGTGGATCATCGACCGCTACCACGTGAAGACGGACAAGGCGTCGGGCATCGTGAACGACCCGAACGATTTCCTGCGCGAGCAGGGCCGCCCCGACGCGGTCGTGGACCTGATCAAGCGCCTGGTGACGGTCTCGATGCGAACCCAGGAGCTCCTGGAGACGCTGCCGAAGCTGGAGGTTCCGGAAGGAACAGAATCGTGA
- a CDS encoding TIR domain-containing protein yields MAVFYSFHYERDVYRVQLIRNMGSVEGQKLLNAQEWEAVRVKGDEAIRAWIDEQMKWKSAVVVLIGAQTASRPWVKYEIQRAWDLRKPLLGIRIHGLSSMGSTDVEGADPFCSINGFRGYNPGLPIFDPTRRDILGKIDSKATYDELSSNLKSWVEQGRFWK; encoded by the coding sequence ATGGCCGTTTTCTATAGTTTTCACTATGAACGAGATGTTTACCGTGTGCAGTTAATCCGTAACATGGGAAGTGTCGAAGGGCAGAAACTTCTCAACGCTCAAGAGTGGGAAGCGGTTCGCGTAAAGGGTGACGAGGCTATTCGCGCTTGGATTGACGAACAGATGAAGTGGAAGAGTGCTGTCGTCGTACTTATCGGCGCACAAACAGCTTCTCGCCCATGGGTGAAGTACGAGATTCAGCGAGCATGGGACCTGCGTAAACCTCTCCTCGGAATACGTATTCACGGACTTTCATCAATGGGATCTACAGATGTTGAAGGAGCAGATCCATTTTGTAGCATCAACGGATTTAGAGGATACAATCCTGGACTTCCAATCTTCGACCCCACACGGCGCGATATTTTGGGAAAAATTGACTCTAAGGCTACATATGATGAGCTGTCGTCGAACTTGAAATCTTGGGTAGAGCAAGGGCGTTTTTGGAAATGA
- a CDS encoding HIT family protein, translating into MTSLQCCPFCAIVRGEDVAVREVARNDKVVVFFPTEPAVLGHCMVIPRRHVEEFTALTADEVSAVMTSAQAVAMSLRETQHPDGINIIQSNGEAATQTVPHVHVHIVPRWDGDAFGEIWPSKTDFSDEEKDRALAKLRATTLLPYSSATPEDRRQHLSFAQNVISRMAQLSSNTKSWLLPVVTAAYGYSLTKCSVALALLGIVATVVFAFLDVGYLRTERKYRDLYARIAAGDPDVPPYSLNYQCSGETRRTRFLEHCSVIKGWAILPFYGTLLVCGFASLGMALLHGH; encoded by the coding sequence ATGACTAGCCTGCAGTGCTGTCCCTTTTGCGCGATTGTTCGCGGAGAAGACGTGGCTGTGCGAGAAGTTGCACGCAACGACAAGGTCGTGGTTTTCTTCCCAACAGAGCCTGCTGTTCTTGGTCACTGTATGGTGATTCCTCGCCGCCATGTTGAAGAGTTCACCGCGTTGACTGCTGACGAGGTTAGCGCGGTGATGACTTCAGCCCAAGCCGTGGCTATGAGCCTGCGCGAAACCCAGCATCCGGATGGAATCAACATCATCCAATCCAACGGTGAGGCAGCTACACAGACCGTTCCTCATGTCCACGTACATATTGTCCCCCGATGGGATGGCGATGCCTTTGGGGAAATTTGGCCATCCAAGACAGACTTCTCTGATGAGGAGAAGGACCGGGCTCTAGCGAAGTTACGCGCAACAACTCTTCTTCCTTATAGCTCCGCTACACCAGAGGATCGTCGGCAGCATCTATCCTTTGCTCAAAACGTCATCAGTCGTATGGCGCAATTGTCTTCCAACACGAAAAGTTGGTTACTTCCCGTAGTGACGGCAGCTTATGGGTATTCACTCACGAAGTGCTCCGTCGCACTTGCTCTCCTAGGCATCGTTGCTACGGTTGTTTTCGCATTCCTGGATGTTGGATACCTGAGGACTGAGCGCAAATATCGCGACCTCTACGCGCGCATAGCGGCTGGTGACCCCGATGTTCCTCCATATTCGCTGAATTACCAGTGCTCTGGGGAAACCAGGAGAACCCGATTCTTGGAGCACTGCTCGGTCATTAAAGGGTGGGCGATTTTGCCGTTCTATGGGACTCTACTTGTATGTGGGTTTGCGTCCTTAGGAATGGCGCTTCTGCATGGACATTGA